The proteins below are encoded in one region of Synergistaceae bacterium:
- a CDS encoding helix-turn-helix domain-containing protein, translating into MLIAHRLIAHRIDLNPNNKQAIYFARAAGCARFAYNWALAEALVELNGSGSTRRGKPTLQTQNLTRWHYG; encoded by the coding sequence TGATAGCGCATAGGTTGATAGCGCATAGGATAGACCTCAACCCGAACAACAAGCAAGCAATATATTTTGCCCGTGCGGCAGGTTGCGCCCGGTTTGCGTACAATTGGGCGTTGGCTGAGGCGTTGGTTGAGTTGAATGGAAGCGGCAGTACGAGGCGTGGAAAGCCGACTCTGCAAACCCAAAACCTAACCAGATGGCACTACGGCG